The Aspergillus chevalieri M1 DNA, chromosome 5, nearly complete sequence genome includes a region encoding these proteins:
- a CDS encoding uncharacterized protein (COG:S;~EggNog:ENOG410PZ3X;~InterPro:IPR032567,IPR001878,IPR036875;~go_function: GO:0003676 - nucleic acid binding [Evidence IEA];~go_function: GO:0008270 - zinc ion binding [Evidence IEA]), whose amino-acid sequence MVTYTPDDVESDTMNSPNMEDDLAAMVESMRTRMAEMERELQNVRPAQRTSPPRSEPTPSTTDSLRRPRPKIGDTEPYDNSDRSLYPQFISKLRAKLNIDKDAIGSAYDRIWYAFSRLTGSAAAQVLPWMDHYAGDMDTVTEQTLKDFLNHLDFNFKDRNLRERAVRALGNLKQANKPFATLLNEFNRLLMEAGGYDWDNEVKRSYLDNALNHEMNDRLVTVEKKENFSEYVVQLQLIADRMEKNASRSRTLQHNNANRRANNPNPSSFNTNPAPPVTTPQGDQMDWTPTISRHRPRQTAKWVPSEEINARKEQNLCIRCGASGHFISKCPYNAPQRTHVSKTQVAPKLENDEDERSPRETQLGKE is encoded by the coding sequence ATGGTAACTTACACGCCTGACGACGTTGAAAGCGACACTATGAACAGTCCCAACATGGAAGATGATCTTGCAGCGATGGTTGAGTCCATGAGGACTCGAATGGCCGAAATGGAACGGGAGCTACAGAATGTTCGACCAGCTCAGCGGACCTCACCACCCCGAAGCGAACCAACACCTTCAACAACTGACTCCCTTAGGCGTCCTAGGCCTAAGATTGGAGACACTGAACCATACGACAACTCTGACCGAAGCCTCTACCCACAGTTCATCAGTAAATTGCGTGCGAAACTAAACATCGACAAGGATGCAATCGGCAGTGCTTATGATCGCATCTGGTATGCTTTCAGTCGACTAACCGGCTCTGCTGCAGCCCAGGTCCTCCCCTGGATGGACCACTACGCTGGAGATATGGATACTGTCACAGAACAGACCTTAAAAGACTTTCTGAATCACCTTGACTTCAATTTTAAGGACCGTAACCTCCGTGAACGAGCCGTCCGTGCCCTAGGGAACCTAAAGCAAGCCAACAAGCCTTTCGCCACCTTACTCAATGAATTCAACCGACTGctcatggaagctggagGTTACGATTGGGATAATGAGGTCAAGCGGTCTTACCTTGACAATGCATTGAATCATGAAATGAACGACCGATTGGTCACcgttgaaaagaaggaaaacttTTCAGAATATGTTGTTCAACTCCAGCTCATTGCGGACCGCATGGAGAAGAATGCCAGCCGATCACGGACCCTACAGCATAACAATGCTAACCGTCGGGCCAATAATCCCAACCCATCAAGCTTCAACACCAACCCGGCACCACCAGTGACCACCCCACAAGGCGACCAAATGGACTGGACACCCACTATCTCCCGCCACCGTCCGCGACAGACTGCCAAATGGGTCCCCAGTGAGGaaataaatgcaaggaaggAGCAGAACCTCTGTATTCGCTGTGGGGCATCAGGCCATTTCATAAGCAAATGCCCGTACAATGCACCCCAACGCACACACGTTTCAAAGACCCAGGTTGCTCCAAAGTTggagaatgatgaagatgagaggaGCCCCAGAGAAACACAgttgggaaaagaatag
- a CDS encoding uncharacterized protein (COG:S;~EggNog:ENOG410Q4PR;~SECRETED:SignalP(1-26)), with product MKGQCLLRFLLGTLLVVLLLAAQVLTTPVPLPQQGQQKPEPALETTTQSHLESLWLKAKKKLTVGNVEHFTLDPTKAVSYGATEIYGCTVLVVVDGRSVTIGHFPQESGSGITMENEQHTQQKIIDPMERNLVLADYTTQSVAYIVHSATQYSVGYKKIKEYLVNENVSEGNIHSKPYTAGLSTVGHRGKVLVTWDPKDEGGATMKVYIQNDNPIYVRDYDANGDPCELIG from the exons ATGAAAGGTCAATGCCTATTGAGGTTCCTCCTTGGAACCCTGCTGGTGGTTCTGCTTCTTGCAGCGCAAGTGCTCACCACACCGGTCCCACT TCCGCAACAAGGGCAACAAAAGCCCGAGCCAGCTCTTGAAACAACGACACAGTCACATCTGGAGAGTCTGTGGCTTAAAGCCAAAAAGAAGTTGACTGTGGGCAATGTCGAACATTTTACATTGGACCCAACCAAGGCTGTTAGCTATGGAGCGACTGAAATCTATGGCTGCACTGTTCTTGTGGTTGTGGATGGACGCAGTGTTACCATTGGTCACTTCCCCCAGGAATCAGGATCAGGCATCACAATGGAGAATGAGCAGCATACGCAGCAGAAAATCATTGACCCAATGGAACGCAATCTTGTCCTGGCTGACTACACAACACAGTCAGTGGCCTATATTGTGCACTCAGCCACCCAATATTCAGTGGGATATAAAAAAATTAAAGAATACTTGGTCAACGAAAATGTGTCAGAGGGAAACATCCACAGTAAACCATATACTGCAGGTTTGTCTACTGTTGGCCACCGAGGGAAGGTTTTGGTGACCTGGGATCCTAAGGACGAAGGAGGAGCGACCATGAAGGTTTACATCCAAAATGACAATCCTATATACGTGCGAGACTATGATGCAAATGGGGACCCTTGTGAATTGATTGGTTGA